Below is a genomic region from Nilaparvata lugens isolate BPH chromosome 3, ASM1435652v1, whole genome shotgun sequence.
AATGCATTTGTAGTGTAATGAATTGGACATCCTTGTTCGAGTTGTAGAATGTCTCATAATTACTCTATTTTGAAATAAGGGCACAATATATTGAGAATTTCCAACAAATAGTTTCAGTATTACTTGTAAATGTGTTCATTCAATCTTTGTTTTGTATGTCAGCTTTGTGGTTTATTTAATGTGTTACTAAGTTGAATTATAGCTTCGTTTCATAATATTTTACTCTGTTTTGTCTTGTTATTGAATTCTGTTTGATGTTTTgacttgataaattgaatttgaattctttAGGGATGGAGTAATTGTAATGTGGTACCGGCTTGGACAGCTTTCACAAATATTCTATCAGTCGAAGAAATACATTCATCGGTAAGTTTGGAACCCTTCGATGAATGGGAAGAGTGGCACCTGAAATGTAACCATTATTCACTGGCCGTTGCTAGAAATGGAACATTGAATGACTGGCAACCGTCCTTTCTCAACCTGAGTTCTGGAGAAATTGTCAATGGTAAGAAATGATTAATGTTCTTATTCAGTTATTTAAATAAAACTATTTCCAGAATGGATAACCACCACTATATCACTTCcacaactaaacaaaaagtTAGAAtgattgctatttttatttcaaattcaatgaagTGTATTTGGCAAGTTGGTGTAGCTCAGTTGCCTGAATTGAGTCGAAAACTGTTTCATTGAGCCCAGTTCAGAGCTCTTACCCCACTCTTAGGTTGGCCAACACATAATAAGCTCCGGTTGACGTTTGGGGTTCTTTGAAACTTGGGATCCTTGAATTCGTCCCTTCAAACATAACATAGGgcggccactaacgacagggcAAGTGTAAGTGTACTGAATATGGATGTACACACATATCATCATACATTTtttgtcatcacagcgaaagacTTCGAGCAAGATTTTTTTGacgttaggtttttgtatcttcaatttttttcgtCGGTGCTCTATtcgaggttaaattatttttgtatcgttataatttgtaattttcaagtggtttatttattgctaATGCTTATGTTTATTgcttgtttattttatgttagaagctgctgttaaacagctgttttttgttcaaagcccctcgctgatgacacaacatgcaTGACGAGCTTGTGTGTTCACACATGTTTAACACACTTGTCCTGCCGTTAGTGGCCACCATTATAAGCCTTGTGCACACCACTGCTGTTTGTAGACAAAGTAGACAATTTCAAACCATCTCATATAACTTTCTTACAGATTCCATCATCACCCCAACGATTGATTGGAAGCCGATTGAGTGCCCGTGCATTCAGAGGTACGCCCACACCTCAGTACTATTCGGCAAGAGAACCAAACACATTCTCACAATCGGCGGTTTCGGAACGTTCAATAACAGACATCACAAGAGATTCAATGATGCAATGTGCTGTGAATATCCATTGGGAAACGAAACATTAGACCGAGTGAAGCGACAAGAATTGACCAAAAGTGGGTTCATTCATCATTCGTGTACTGTGATAACCGGGGACGATTTTCAGGGAGTGAGTGTAGTTATATATGGAGGTAGGACTTCTCCGGATAAAGCTGTGAATTCGTGTCCATTACTTCTAAATTGTTCAGTTGAAGAAGGAGGTATGATGATTGAGAGTAAGGAATTGGTGGAGAGTGAGAGTTTATCTGTGGAAATGCCGGGTGCCAGGTGGAGGCACAGTGCTTGTGTAATGGACGTTGATTCAGGGAAATGGTTCGTTGTGTATGGTGGCTGCTCTAGTGaattaaaggtttgtatttgataTAATCCTCTCTTATTACTTTATATCATTGTGTAGTATTGAAGGTGGTATGTTGATAGTGCATAAAAGGTTAAAAACTGCAACAAAAAAAATGTGTTGCTGTTACAGCTTAGAATCATTTTATGAGACATAAAAAGCTATCTTtggaatataattataatctcaTTATTCCCTACTAAAAACATTATAATGTACCGTAATGTGAAGTATCTACTAAGAAAGAGtaaaaagatgaagatgaaacaAACTTACTCAACCATTTACATCAATGCAACTCAGCAAACACCACAGTACATTCAAACTCAATAATCAAAATAGATACAACACAAATAAATCCATCCTGCACAATGAAATACAACTGAACACAAAATAACCACCACCGactaaaatacaatacaacTTGAATCAATACACACACTACAACGGAACTCCACTTGCTCCAAACCTAACAAAGGAGCATGGGATTGTTCAATCACAAACTCCTGTGCATGATTAATACAACTCAACACAAATCAACATACTACAATGCAATATCATTCGACTACTGTTACTCTAATGAACTCAATACTCGCAATGTACATCATAAAGTACAATATAATCTCGCTAAAAACAGATAAACCTCTGTGGAGTagtatgatgaaatatttttgattatatGCACGATTTATGTTCAGTTCAGTTCTAGATATCCTTTGGTGTATTACTTTgtgttgttttgtattgtatCCGTCCAGTTGTATAGTTGGTCTCTTTTTAGAAAGTTCTAGGCTTTCTGTATACTGTGTCAAGGGAGGCTTGTTTTATACCACCTAGTCACGGATTAATCATACAGAAacctttattaatttatcattcaggTATGATGCTTTGTTGAACTTCCAAATTAGTGTAGTTTAATGATCAAGAAAATAGCTCGAATTTGCACTATCAGCAGTACTAATTTTTGATCGATTTTGGATTGATTCTAAGTTAATCTGTTGCTATTTTCACTTGATTATTGATCAGATAGTCCATTTACAATCACTCAAAGCTGTAGAACAGACATTGAATGTATAAAATTGCaacatgataattatattctattgtattTCTTCAATTCCtcactataaataaatattgccTTACTTTTTCAGATTTTCGATGACTTGTGGATTTTAAAACTGCCTGCCTTCAACGAAAGTACAGAGACAATCAAGTGGATATGTGCATCAAATGTGTCCGATAGTTTGGTATCCAACATTGAAAACAAACCAAAGCCTCGATTTTCACACAGTTCGGCTGTTTGGAAAGCGGATAATATGATCGTGACGTGTGGACTAGGTGCTAATAATAAAGTATTCAACGATGCTTGGAAGTGGAATTTTAAAAGAAGATTGTGggaaaaattggaaatttgcGGTATGTTACCGCGGTACGCTCACACTGGCAACATAGTTGGAAGCAACTTGCTCCTAGTGggtggtgtttcaacaatgtgCGGTGTGACCCCTGGAGTCACTGTTATCAATCTCAAACTACTCACTTGTCACGAATATCAGTTACCGGTAATTATTATTAGGATATTTTACAAAAGTAGTTCAATATATTGGATTAGTGTAGTGATTCACTGGGATTTTAATCTGTTGCAACTTGCAGTAGTAGTTTAGCATAAGATTAGTGATTTACTGGGGTTTCATCCCCGGATACGTGCATCATTTATGATAAACTAGCTGGTAACCCGTACTCCGCATAAGGGtctgattaaaaacttgacaaactggaaacttgatcttctgaaatcttgaagaattgaaaataggcctataaccatcctcggtttaattaagaatctatatgcaaaatttcaagttaataagtcCAGTAGTCTTACATAGTCCAgcattattattcttgacaatatatgtgtgttaATTTTTTACGTAGTCCATCAGTATAGTATAGATATAGATAACATGAGTAGTACAGATATATCACTCACTGTCGGATGGTACAGTCAAACCACACGAATAAAAAACCTTGTAAAAAGAGAATTGTTAGTAGAATTTGTAAGAGACTTACTAAAACATCTTACTGAACCTTTACcacaatttgataatttttgtcaATTTATGTTTCATTAATCTTATTCAGTTGTGTTGcatagtaattattgaaaatattttttttgttactTTAAAATTGTGCGTTTGACTGCCCCGCTCTTTGACATCCAAAAGTTTGGTTGGCTATGGAAATATCATCCTTGTTATCATAAGTTACAAAATAAATACATGGAAATAATATCTTTGAGACTACTTCTAAGTTGAGGCACTTCATTTGCAGCTGAATATTCTAGGAACGTTTCATGAACATCAgttgttgaaataaaaatgttttataaatGAAGCTAATTCCTATCGTTAACAGAAGATTCAAGTTTCatgatcaatttatttccattttacAATATGTGAGTCATCTTCAACAAATACAACACATTActccaaaaaatattttcaaattcctcaAACAAAagtacattttgaaaagcaaaGAGTGATTGTTACTTGTGCAGTTGTCACAAATCTGAAATAGGTCTTCTAAAGTTCCCTTTTTACTTACATTCTAGGTTCAAAGTGAGTAATGTACAATTTTCACTTTCACAATCATAAATATACTTTTGTAAAAAGTTAGCCTATCAAGGTACAATGGAGAAACAGTCCATTGTCTTGAAACGTGTTTATCAATGTATCtagaatacaaataaaaaataaaaatctaagtacttttttttaattgtttgttTACGACATGTTTCGACCATGATGCCATTATCGAGACTTGATAATGATTGCttggattttctttttttatttctattcaagagtagccctaacggaaAAAAATATCTAGAATAGCCTACATAGATATTTACAAACATATATATTTACATGGTTTACAAACATGCAAGTTTGGATGTAAAAGTTGAACTTTGACAATAGTACATTAGATTTGTCTATTTATTTCTCATTCCCTTCTAATTATAAATTTactctaatcttgtttatttgTAGACTTTCTTTACATTTTTGTTGCAGTATCTTGACCCATCAACACCTGTTATGTTGCACAATCATTCGACTATCTATGATGGTGACAAAGAGGCGCTCGTTGTGATTGGAGGAGGTGGAAACTGTTTTTCATTTGGAACACATCTTAACTCTCATTTTGTGGAAATTCCGCTTCGCCAGTTCCAAAGCTGAACTCTTCTCTGCTGCCTAACTCTTCTTAAAAAGTATTATTActcacaatatttatttcttgaCATTGAAATCCTCGGAATCGATCAAGCTTTCCTTTTTCCGTTTTGTATTGGTAAAATGCATTCTATTCGCCATTCAAATGGAATAAAGTATTATTATTCCATCATGTAGCCATCCAACACATAATATTGTACTAGTAATATTATTGCATATTTGCCTTTCAAAAGGCACCTGTTGAATGTATATTCATCCATGTAATAAAGAACCATTGTTTCATGTATTCATATCTAacatattttcatgattgaaaGTTTCGTTTCTGGAGAGAAAATTACGAACTGGTTGTTTTATTAACTGTTTTATAAACTACTTattgaacaaaacaaaaaaaaagaaattccaAGTAGAATCTTGATCTCAATTAGCCTATATTTGAAATAGAGTATGTACAAGGTGTTGAAAATGTGATTAGATTATGAGCTAGTGAAGATCTTTTCAAATGACCTGACCTCTTTGGAACAACTTTCCAGTTAGAAAGTTCTACTTAGAATATAGatacttttgtttttctcaTGCCCCCATTTACTATACTTGTGTTTGAGTAGGatattgaacagaaaaatatatttgatttccTGCAAACCACTGCATGAAATTTGCCATGCATAAtcttatttattgtatatattgttatctataataaaataattttaatattttaaaattagcTCATCGTTTTACTATATTAAAACCCTACTCAAAAAACTTGCATTGACATTTCCGTATTTCTCAATTAGAATTTTCGTTTCTGTCTGTTTTGATGGAACTGTGAAGAGTATAAGTTGATTAATGATATAATCACTTCATCAGTGGAACCATCCATTCCATGCATCTATGGGGAAGCTGTTGGTTCCGTGGTCGAGTTGATGAGTTAAAGGGACATGCGTCTGCTACTACCGTTGAGCAGGTGCGGACCACTTATTGTGGAGGTATCCCGTCTATCcagtaaaattaatattataaagggctactcataaatatatcgATTCTGGTGATTGCTGTCTTGTACGTACCGGTAGTTCTGTATAGTTCCAAAGATACATGGTACATAGTACCGTATTTAAAGTGAAACACTGTGTActgaaataactttttcacTTATATTCCAAGCAGCCTTCACGCAATCAAAACTAGTCTTTCTTTAATAGGCATGAGATAGCTATaaccaaaaattatttttattttattaatgaatattcTATCATTTTAAACACAACTATTTAGATAGTAACAGTTACAAATAAACATTCATAACAGGTCTAGAtagttgtttatttattgatacctaGGGTAAAGCATAACGTACCTTCCATGTTTAAGGATTGAGGATGTATGAGAGGGTTAcctattctaataataaaatattattgttgaaatttcaatataGTACAATTATTGTATTGCCAATCGAGTGCTacctatattttttatcgatttatcctttgattttgtaaaaatgaTATGGTTTTATAAAAATCGTAGCAAGCATTCAGGTAAAGATTAATAGGCCTAAGCAAGTAGAAGGAGTACCGTATGTTGAAGAACATACAACAGGACACCTGGACTAATCCAGAATACAATTCATGACGACTCCTCGGACATATGACCGTTGGGAGGACcgaaaaagtaaaagtaaaggCCTAACCTTTTTTACAATATGGTCAAGAATCAGGAATTTTATTGGCCATAAAACAACATAACAAAATGTAAGCAATAGGCTTTGTCAATAATATGTAAAATATCACAAGGTAAGCTATATCAAACAATCAAATTTACACATACACATTAAAATATTCCAGGTACTCATTTACAGgatagaaagcttcagacttGAGCCATTTATCAACAGCAATACAAAACGTTTCAATGGTAACTGCTTAACATTATCTGGTAGA
It encodes:
- the LOC111043787 gene encoding tRNA wybutosine-synthesizing protein 4 isoform X2; this encodes MVDRGYFEDKYIHYFVEKTSRRSPIINIGYFVRAAVINSVLKDFVNSLSGDVQIVSFGAGFDTSYFRLYDLSPRCSISYFEIDLSNVVKRKKKIILKSKDLLEKLENVEDSTCDALKSSNYNLLVCDLCDIPKTQKCLVDSGFNQNLPTLFLAECSITYMKEKSSTELINWAGSFVRNGTFVTYEQINPYDGFGLKMTTHFMMLQSPLLSLSKYPTMAAQKQRYEGNGWSNCNVVPAWTAFTNILSVEEIHSSVSLEPFDEWEEWHLKCNHYSLAVARNGTLNDWQPSFLNLSSGEIVNDSIITPTIDWKPIECPCIQRYAHTSVLFGKRTKHILTIGGFGTFNNRHHKRFNDAMCCEYPLGNETLDRVKRQELTKSGFIHHSCTVITGDDFQGVSVVIYGGRTSPDKAVNSCPLLLNCSVEEGGMMIESKELVESESLSVEMPGARWRHSACVMDVDSGKWFVVYGGCSSELKIFDDLWILKLPAFNESTETIKWICASNVSDSLVSNIENKPKPRFSHSSAVWKADNMIVTCGLGANNKVFNDAWKWNFKRRLWEKLEICGMLPRYAHTGNIVGSNLLLVGGVSTMCGVTPGVTVINLKLLTCHEYQLPYLDPSTPVMLHNHSTIYDGDKEALVVIGGGGNCFSFGTHLNSHFVEIPLRQFQS
- the LOC111043787 gene encoding tRNA wybutosine-synthesizing protein 4 isoform X1, with the protein product MSLQVQGTNDSSIVSKCSMVDRGYFEDKYIHYFVEKTSRRSPIINIGYFVRAAVINSVLKDFVNSLSGDVQIVSFGAGFDTSYFRLYDLSPRCSISYFEIDLSNVVKRKKKIILKSKDLLEKLENVEDSTCDALKSSNYNLLVCDLCDIPKTQKCLVDSGFNQNLPTLFLAECSITYMKEKSSTELINWAGSFVRNGTFVTYEQINPYDGFGLKMTTHFMMLQSPLLSLSKYPTMAAQKQRYEGNGWSNCNVVPAWTAFTNILSVEEIHSSVSLEPFDEWEEWHLKCNHYSLAVARNGTLNDWQPSFLNLSSGEIVNDSIITPTIDWKPIECPCIQRYAHTSVLFGKRTKHILTIGGFGTFNNRHHKRFNDAMCCEYPLGNETLDRVKRQELTKSGFIHHSCTVITGDDFQGVSVVIYGGRTSPDKAVNSCPLLLNCSVEEGGMMIESKELVESESLSVEMPGARWRHSACVMDVDSGKWFVVYGGCSSELKIFDDLWILKLPAFNESTETIKWICASNVSDSLVSNIENKPKPRFSHSSAVWKADNMIVTCGLGANNKVFNDAWKWNFKRRLWEKLEICGMLPRYAHTGNIVGSNLLLVGGVSTMCGVTPGVTVINLKLLTCHEYQLPYLDPSTPVMLHNHSTIYDGDKEALVVIGGGGNCFSFGTHLNSHFVEIPLRQFQS